DNA from Arthrobacter sp. PvP023:
CTGCGCTGCGTCCCTCGCTGGTCATCGTCCTCACCCTGGCCGCGATCCGGAGCCTGCGCAGCTTCACGGAAGTGTACGTGCTCACCGGCGGCGGACCGGCCGGCTCCACCGAAGTCTGGATGACCCGGATGTACTCGCTCGGGTTCCAGCGCAACGACATCGGCGTCGCATCAGCGGCCGCCGTGCTTCTGCTGGTTGTCACTCTGCTGCTGACAGTCGGAACCCAGTACCTTGCCAAACGGAAGGCCGACCGATGACCCCGCCCCGCACAACAACCGCTCCCCGGCGCCGTCCTTCCCCGTCAGCCCGGTTTGATACGGCACTTGGCTGGTCGCCGCAGTTCGGCGCCAACATGGTCCTGCGAATCGCCCTCTGCGTTCTGGTGTTCTGCATCTTCGCACTGCCGTTCGTGGCAATCATCTCGGCGGCGTTCGACCGGAACTCCAGCCCCACGGAAATTTCACTGCTGCCGAAGACCTTCACCCTGCAGAACTTCGAGGTGGCGCAGCAGCAGGGCCTCTGGGGCTATCTGCTGAATTCGCTGGTCATCGCGGGCGGCGGACTGCTGCTTCAGATGACGGTCTCGGTGTTCGCGGCCTACAGCCTGAGCCGGAAGAAGTTCCGCGGCCAGGCCCTGGTGCTGCTGCTGGTCCTCATGACCATGATGCTGCCGGAAGAAGTGATCGGCATTCCGCTGTCCCTCGTTCTTGGCGACCTGCCGCTGCTCGGCATCAGCCTGAAGGGCAGCGTCCTGGCCGTCATCCTGCCGGTGGGCATCTGGGGATTCTCCATCTTCATCATGAGCGAGTTCATGAAGGAGATCCCCGGTGAAATCGAGGAGGCCGCCAGGCTGGACGGGGTGGGCGAATTCCGGATGCTTTTCACCATCATCCTGCCGCTCTGCAAGCCCGCACTGGGCGTGATCGGAATCTTCGGCTTCATGATGGTGTGGGACCAGTACCTGCTCCCCCTGATCGCGGCCAACGATCCCAGCGACTACACACTCACTGTGGCACTTTCCGTGCTCCGCAACGACACAACGGTTGGTCCCGGAGTCCTGGTTGCCGGCGCAGTGATGGCCATGATCCCCAGCCTGCTGGTGTACCTCTTCCTGCAACGTTCCATGATCCGCGGCATTACCTCCGGCGCCACCAAGGGATAAGGCACGCCGGCGCGGCAGCCCCCTTCCCTACCTTCCCCGAAAGAAGCTCAATGAACACCAGCACCACCTTCCAGGCCATCAGCACTCCCACTGCCGCGGACCTCAAGATCACTGACATCACCATCACCCCCATCGCCTTCTCCGACCCCCCGCTGCTCAACGCCGTCGGCGTCCATGAACCGCTGGTCCACCGGGTGGTGATCGAGATCCGCACCGCAAACGGCCTGCTCGGCCTGGGCGAATGCGCCGGCGGGCAAAGCCGGCTGGCGAACCTGGCCGTCGGGGCCCGGGCCGTCACGGGCGTGAGCGTCTTCGACACCACCCTGATGGAGCTGCTCATCAATGAAGCGCTCGCTGGCGAGCCCTCAGTATTTGAGCGGGCAGCCGTGTTCTCAGCCTTCGAAGTGGCAGCGCTGGACATCCAGGGCCATGCAACGGGCCGGAGCGTCAGCGAACTGCTGGGCGGAACGGTCCGGGACGAGGTTCCGTTCAGCGCCTACCTTTTCTACAAGTGGGCGGAACACCCGGCTTGGGACGGAAAGCCCGCCATTTCCGATGAATGGGGTGAAGCCCTGGACCCGGAGGGCATCGTCCGGCAGGCCCGCAAGATGATCTCCGAGTACGGCTTCAAATCAATCAAGCTCAAGGGCGGCGTATTTCCGCCAGCCCAGGAGATTGAAGCAATCAAGGCGCTCCGCCGGGCCTTCCCCGGCCTGCCGCTGCGGCTCGACCCCAACACAGCCTGGACCGTGGAGACCTCGCGCTGGGTAGCCCAGGAAACGTCAGGGCTGCTTGAATACCTCGAGGACCCCACTCCGGGCCTTGACGGCATGGCGGAGGTGGCTGCGACCGCCGGCATGCCGCTGGCCACCAACATGTGCGTGGTGGCTTTCGACCACATCAAGCGCAGCGTGGAACTTGGCTCGGTGCAGGTGATCCTCGGCGACCATCACTACTGGGGAGGGCTGCGGCACACCCGTGAACTCGGAGCGATCTGCCAGACGTTCGGGATCGGCCTGTCGATGCATTCCAACTCGCACCTGGGAATCAGCCTGGCGGCGATGGTTCATGTCGCCGCCTCGACCCCGGCGCTCACCTACGCCTGCGACACCCACTATCCGTGGAACGGCCACAACGACGTCGTGAAACCGGGCGCCCTGCGGTTTGTTGACGGCAGCGTCAAGGTCCCGGCCGGTCCCGGACTGGGCGTTCAGCTGGACCGGGAGAAGCTGGCAGAACTCCACCAGCAATACCTTGACGCCAGCATGACGGCGAGGGACGACACCGGCTACATGCAGAGGTTCGTCCCGGACTACACCGCGGACCTTCCGCGCTGGTGAATGATGCGAGAGCCAGCGTCACCGGCTACCTCTACCCCTGGGACGTTTTGGGTGATCCCGGCGCCGCAGCGGATGTCGCGGCACTGGGCGTGGACCGGGTTGCCCTGGCTGCTTCCTACCATTCGGTGCGGGCGGCAACACCCCGCCACCCCCGACGCCGCGTTGTGGACGCCCGCACGGCGGCCCTGTACGTCCCGGTGACCGACGCATGGTCGGGCCAGGACCTGGTACCCACGGAGGGCACAGGCTGGACCGGAACCAGTGATGCCTTTGGCGAAGCTGCCCGGGAGCTTCGGTCCGCAGGTGTTCCGGTGGATGCCTGGACTGTGCTGACCCACTCCAGCTTCCTGGGTGCAAGGCATCCGCAGTTGTGCGTCCGCAACGCCTTTGGGGAAACATACCTCCATGCCTTGTGCCCCTCGAACGAGGCGGTCCGGAATTACTCGCGCATGGTCGTGGGCCAGGTACTGCGGCACGGACATCCGGACGGCCTGGTGCTCGAGGCTGCCGGGCCCCTGGGCTTCAGCCACCAGAACCAGCATGAAAAGACCGAGGGTGCGGATTACTCGCCATGGGTCCAGGCCCTGCTTTCCCTTTGCTTCTGCGATGCCTGCCGCAGCTGGTACGGACGCCGCGGCATGGATGCCGGCGGCATGGCGGTGAAAGTCAGGTCCGCGGTGCTGTCAGATTCCCTGGAGACCGGCGGGGATCACCGTCTGCAGTTGGGAGCAGGCGGTAAGGCAGACGAGTTCGTCCCGCTCCTGGAATGCCGGTGGGATGCCACCGCCAGGCTGCTGAACGGTGTCCTGGCGGTGGCAGCAGCACGGCCGGAGGTCCGGCTTTCGATCCATGCCTCCCCGGACCCTTGGTCCACCGGGCCGTTCGCGTCCCTGCGCGCGCTGGAGCGCAGCAAACTGTGGGACAGCTTTCCGGGCGTGACGGCGGTGCTCCCGTGCTGGGGTGCCGCAACGGACAGCGCCGCAGCGCTGAGGTCCTTCCGGAGCGATGCGCCGGCGGCTGCAACCGGCGCCTACGTGCTCGCGCTGCCGCCAAAGTCCGCAGACAGCCGTGCCCTCTGGCAGGAATGGAAGGCACTACTGGACGAGGGCTGCACCGAGCTTCACCTTTATCACCTGGGGCTCGCCTCGACCCGTCGGAGGGAGGCAGTCGCAGGTGCCCTGGGGCTGCTTCGCGGCCGGGAAGGGACGGAGCCGATGGAATGACCGGCCGCCCGGAGCCGGGTTTAGACTCAGTCCTAGCCCAGCACTCGTTCGAAGGAGCCCCCCATGCGTGCCACCATCATCCACGGCCCTGGAGACATCCGGGTTGAAGACCGGGACTATCCCACCATCCAGCTGCCCACGGACGTGGTGGTCAAGGTGACGGCATCCTGCGTCTGCGGCTCGGACCTGTGGCCCTACCGCGGCGTCAGGCCCACACGCAGGCCCACAGCCATCGGCCACGAATTCGTCGGCGTGGTGGAGAGCGTCGGCGAAGGCGTGACTGAGCTGGCGGTAGGTGATTTCGTCATCGCACCGTTCGTGGTCAGCTGCGGCGAGTGCCCGCAGTGCCTCAACGGCGTCACCGTTGCCTGCGACCACCTGGCCGGCTGGGGCGGCCGGGACGACACCGGCCACAAGATCGACGGCGGCCAGGGCCAGGCTGTCCGGGTTCCGATGGCCGAGAGCACCCTGGTCAAGGTTCCGGGCGTCACCGAACCGGACGCTGAACTGACCGCCAACCTGCTGACGCTGTCCGACGTCATGGCCACCGGCCACCACGCGGCGCTGGCCGCTAAAGTGGCGCCCGGCCGCACCGTCGTAGTGGTGGGCGACGGCGCCGTCGGGCTTTGCGGTGTCCTTGCGGCCAAGCGGCTCGGGGCCGAGCGGATCATTGCCATGTCCCGCCACGCCGACCGGCAGGCGCTGGCCCGGGAGTTCGGCGCCACGGACATCGTGGAGGAACGGGGCGACGACGGCGTGGCCAAGGTCCGCGCGTTGCTGGGCGGCGTGCTGGCCGACTCGGTCCTGGAATGCGTGGGCACCAAGGAATCCATGGAGCAGGCTTTGCACTGCGTCCGTCCGGGCGGCGCGCTCGGTTTTGTGGGCGTCCCCACCGGCGGGGGCGAGGTCCCGCTGCGGTACCTTTTCGACTCCAACGTTTCCATCGCCGGGGGCATGGCGCCCGCGCGGACCTATATCCCCGAACTGCTGGAGGATGTGCTGGCAGGTACCATCCACCCCGGCCGCGTTTTCGACTCCGTCATGCCGCTGGAGGAAGCGCCGGAAGCCTACAAGGCCATGGATGAACGCCGCGCCATCAAGGTGCTGCTCACGCCCTGACCCGGCCGGCGCCTCCGGGTGCGATACTAAGTCTGCGGGACCCGGTCCGCGAACGGTCCGGGTTTTCGCTTGGTTGCGAAGTGGGGGAACTGAATGCAACTTGACACCTTGACCCTCCGGGTTGCCTTCGCCATTGTGGCGTTCACGTTGGCGCTCTTGTTCTATTTCGCTGCGTACCGGAGCACGCGGTCCCCTTACAGCGCCTGGTGGTGCGTGGCCCTGACGTTATTCCTTGCCGGGTCAGCGGCCTACCTCTTCAACGGAACACCGCACCAGGTGTGGGCCAATCCGCTGGGGAACTGCCTGCTGGTTGCCGGCGGAGCGTGCGTCTGGGCCGGTGCCCGGTCCCTGCGGGCAGCACGGCCGCGTTCCTGGCAACTGGCGGCCGGTCCCGCCGTGGTGACGGTGTCATCAGCCCTTGAAAACCCGGGGGTGAACATCTGGGCCGGAGGTGCAGTGTTCCTTGCCCTCATGAGCCTGATGCTGGGCCTGGCGTCCCGCGAGCTCTGGCGGTTGGAGCCCGGTTACTCCAGGGTCCGGATTCCGCTGGCCATCGCGGCGGCTTTCTTCTCGGCGTTCTACTTCTGCCGCCTGACCGTTTACCTGGGAGAAGGCCCGAACGGCCTCGTCTTCGTCACCTACTTTGGCTCTGCGGTGACCACCTTGGTGACCATGGTGCTGCTGGTGGTGGTGTCCTTCAGCATGGCGGCGCTCAGCAGCGAACAGCAAACACGAGCACTCCGGGCGGTGGCCACCCAGGACGGCCTCACGGGGCTTCTCAACCGGGCGGCATTCCTGGACCTCGCCGCCGAGGAGCTGCTGCGGCTGCGGCACACCCGGGCGCACGGCACCCTGGTCCTGGCCGACCTGGACCACTTCAAGGCCGTCAACGATACCTACGGCCACGCGGCCGGCGACGCTGCGCTGCAGTCTTTCGCCTCCGCCTGCAACGAGACGGTCCGCTCAACCGACCTTGTGGGACGCTACGGCGGAGAGGAATTCATCTTCCTGCTGCCCGGCGTGAGCGCGGACCGGGCAGAGGCCATCACCGCGGAGATCAACAAGCAGCTCCAAGCGGTTCGGGGCCCGGACGGTTCCCGGATGCCCACGGTCAGTTACGGCATCGCACCTATCGGCAAAGGAACGTCCGGCCTTGATGAGCTGATCGCGACGGCGGACGCCGCCTTGTACCGGGCCAAATCGCTGGGCCGCAACCGCACGGTCCGCGGGATCCATACTCCGTAGTCCGCACAGGAACTAGTCCGCAAAGTAGGGCATTTCTCCCCTTTGCGCTCACCCGCGGCCGGGTCTAGCGTGATCCGCATCAGCATCCACCGCCGTCGAGGAGCCGTCATGGCCGGTTTTGTGCAGATCATCGAATTCCAGACCTCCCGCATCGAGGAGATAGAACAGCTGGGCCGGCCGTCACGGACCGAGGGAGGCACCCCGTCCACGTTCCGCCGCATCGTGGCCACGGCGGACAGGGACCGCCCCGGGACCTACTTCACCATCGTCGACTTCGATTCCTATGAATCGGCGATGGAGAATTCCAACCGGCCGGAGACGTCGGAATTTGCCGCGAAAATGACGGCACTATGCGACGGGCCACTGATCTTCCGCAACCTGGACGTCATGTGGGAAGACACCGGAGAGGGCGCGGAAAACGTCTAGGAGCCGGACATGGCCCTTGTAAGCCCCGCCCCGGAGCCAGTTGGCGGCGACGGGAACAGCCTGGTGGTTGATCTTGGCCGGCTGGCATCAGGATCGCTGGCGCTGGTGGGCGGCAAGGCCCTGAACCTCGGAAAGCTCGCCGCCGCGGGCTTCCCGGTGCCGGCGGGATTCTGCCTGACCACAACGGGCTACCGGTTGGCCGCGCCTGCGGAACTGGACTCCATCGCCGCCCGCCTGGACGGTGTGCACGGCCCGGACAGGGCGGAGTTCGACGGCGCGCCCGGGTTGCCGGACGACCAGCGGGACGGGCTCGCGCGGCAGGCCCGCGAGGCGATGGCCGCAGCGCCGGTTCCGCCCGACGTCGAGGCCGCCGTCCGCGGCGCCTATGCCTCGATGGGCAACGCTCCTGTGGCGGTGCGGTCTTCCGCCACCGCGGAGGACCTGCCCTTTGCCAGCTTCGCTGGGCAGCAGGACTCCTTCATGGACGTCGTCGGTGCCGACGCCGTCGTCGAGGCCGTCAGGCGCTGCTGGGCGTCGCTGTGGACGGACCGCGCGGTGGCCTACCGTACAGCGAACGGGATCAGCAACCGGGACGCGGGCCTCGCCGTCGTCGTTCAACACATGGTCCACGCCGGCACGGCGGGAGTGCTGTTCACCGCCAACCCGGTGACGGGCACGCGGACCGAGAGCGTCATCGACGCCAGCCCCGGGCCGGGACAGGCGGTGGTGTCCGGTGCGGTTAATCCGGACCACTTCGTTGTGCACACGGCCACTGCCCGGATCCTGAAGGGGCCGCAGGGCAACGGGACCAGTTTGGACCCGGCCCAGGTGCGCGAACTGACTTCCCTCGGTGATGCTGCCCAGCGGCTGTTTGGTGCGCCCCAGGACGTGGAATGGGTGATCGACGCCGACGGCAAGGCCTGGCTGACCCAGTCGCGGCCCATCACCACGCTGTATCCGCTGCCGGAGGACGAATCACCGGGCCCCGGCGGCGCGGACCGCGCAGCCGGCGGGGACACACGCGTCTACCTGTGCGGCACGCTGCTCCAGGGACTTACCCGCCCCCTCACGCCGATGGGCCTCTCCGTGCTGGGCCTCATGCGGAACAGCAAGGGGCCGTGGAAATACGTGAACCCGGGGTTGCGGATGTACGTGGACCTGACTCCTATCGTCCGCAGCAAGTCCGGCCGCAAGGCGCTGTTGAGGTTGCTGCCGCTGGCTGACGGGAGGTCGGCAGCGGTCTTCCCCGCGCTCCTGGAGGACCCGCGGTTCAGCATTGTCCGGCCGGCCCGGAGGAAGCCGGGCCGGAAGCGCACGCAGCGCCGCGCCGGGACAGAAGCGAAGGGCACTGAGGGAGCCCAGAGCCTGGGCCTGATGGCGGGGCTCCTTCCGGCCATGGTCAGGACGCTGTTGTGGCCGGACGTGGAACTGCGCCGGGCGCGGCGCTACCAGGACCGCCTCGAAGCCCAGCTGGCGCTCCCCCTGCCTGCGACCCCGGCACGGCGGCTGCAGCACGCGGAGGACGTCCTGGGAAGCACGGTCAACGGGATCATCCAGGCAACCATGCCCGCTCCGTCCGCGGGATACCTCATGCTGGCCGCGGCCCGCAGGCTGTTGCGCGGTATTGCCAAACCGCGCGAGCTTGAGGCGGTCCTGCGGGGGCTTCCCCACAACGTGACCACCATTATGGACCTGGAACTGTGGCAGCTGGCGGTGTCGTTTGGCCGGGACCCGGAGGCCCGCAGGGTGTTCACGGAGCTGGGGCCGGATGAGCTTGCGGCGCTCTACAAGGCGGCCACTTTGCCCGGCGTTGCACAGGCCGGCCTGCGGAAGTTCCTGTCCAAGTACGGCCACCGTGCTGTGGCGGAGATCGACCTGGGGATGCCGCGGTGGGCCGAGGAACCGGACCACCTGCTGGGGATGATCTCGAACTATCTCCGGGTCGAGGATGCGGAGCAGGCCCCGGACCGCCAGTTTGCCCGCGCCGCCGATCATGCGGAAGCGCGGGTCAGCGAGCTCGTGGAACGGGCGGCAGCCAGGAGCCGGCTGCGGGGGCGGCTGGTGGCGCTGTGCCTGCGCCGGGCACGGCAGCTGTCCGGACTGCGGGAACTGCCCAAGTTCTACATCGTGATGGTGCTGGCGGAGATGCACCGGCAGCTCACCGCCGTCGGCGAGGAACTGACGCGGACCGGCACCATCGCGGCAGCCGGCGACGTTTTCTTCCTGGACTTTGAAGAGCTGCGTGTTGCCCTCCGCGGTGCGGACCTGAAGGAAGTGGTCGCCGTCCGCCGTCGGATGTACGACGTCGAACTGCGGCGGCGGCGCGTTCCGCGCCTTTTGCTCTCGGACGGCACCGACGTCGAAGCCGCCATGATGGCGGCGGCCGCCGCGCTGCCCCAGTCGGCTGCCGCGGACCGCCTCACGGGAACTCCGGCCTCGGCCGGCACCGCCACCGGGAAGGTCAGGGTGGTCATGGATCCGGTGGGTGCCCACGTAGAACCAGGCGAAATTCTGGTGGCCCCCTCCACTGATCCCGGCTGGACGCCGCTCTTCCTCACCGCGGGTGCCCTGGTGATGGAGATGGGCGGCGTCATTTCCCATGGCGCGGTGGTGGCCCGGGAGTACGGCATCCCCGCCGTGGTGGGTGTCGCTGATGCCACCGTGCGGCTGCGCGACGGGCAGACGGTCACCGTGGACGGTGCGGCCGGAACCGTGACGTGGTAATGGATGACGCGACGCTGAAGGATGCGGAGATCCGCGACTGGAACTGGGCCGTCCTTCCCAAAGGCTCGGTGAGCACCCGTTTTGCGGCGCCGAGCGGGAGCCTTGCGATGGTGGCCATGGGAAAGCCTCAGAACCCGCGGGTGGTGCTGGTTCCCGGTGCCACGGGCTCCAAAGAGGATTTCGCCGTGATGATGCCGGAACTTTCCGAAGCCGGGTTCTATGTGCTGAGTTACGATCTGGCCGGCCAGTACGAATCGGCAGGTGCCGGCCCGGAGAACCTCGTCCCGCCCCGCAGGCATTACGACTACGAGCTCTTCGTGAACGATTTCATCGCCGTCCTCGAGTCGGGCGAAGTTCCTGCCCATGTGGTGGGGTACTCCTTCGCCGCCATCGTGGCGCAGATTGCCTATTCGAAGCGTCCGGAGCTGTTCCGCAGCTTTACCCTCCTAAGCTGCCCGCCCCTGGCTGGGCAGTGCTTCCGGGGAATCAGCGGGTTCGGGCGGTTCACCGGCTGGGCTAACGGCCGGCTGGGTGCTGCGCTCATGATCTGGGGCATCCGCCGGAACGTCAACAAGGTCTCCCCCAACCGGCTGCGGTTTGTCCGGAACCGGTTCAGGTTTACGCGGCGCCAGTCCGTGCGGGACATCTACGTGCTGATGAAGAATGTCCCCGACCTGCGGCAGACGCTTGCGTCCGCGACTGTGCCGAAATTCGTGGCCGTGGGCGAGCATGATCTCTGGCCGCTGAGCCTGCACCGGCAGTTCGCACAGTCTATTGGCGCCCGAATTTTGGTGTACCAGGGCGGGCACAGCCCCTCGGAAACGTCACCGCATCAGTTCGGCCGGGACCTGCTTGCCATGTACGCCGATGGCAGCTGAGCGGGACATATAGTGTCGCAAGGGCACTTATACCCTTGCAAGCAGGGCGTCGGCCCCGTACGTTGGGGACAGCGGGGGACGTTCTCCGCTCTGCGGCCGACGTGTCTGCAGAGAGAATCAGAGTCACATAAAGGAATGCAGCCATGGCAACAGGCACAGTTAAATGGTTCAACGCCGAAAAGGGTTTTGGCTTCATTGCCCCCGATGACGGATCAGCTGACGTTTTCGCCCACTACTCGGCGATCGCAACCAGCGGTTACCGTTCACTGGATGAAAACCAGAAGGTCGAATTCGATGTGACCCAGGGTCCGAAGGGCCCTCAGGCAGAGAACATCCGCCCTCTCTAAAGGCTTAGGGTAACGGTTACGGCATCTAGCCGGACCACCCTGCACCAACAACAGCCCCTCCGAACCATTCCGGTCCGGAGGGGCTGTTGCGTTGGCTTCGCTAATCTTCCGGTTAGCGGGCTGGTCCTGACTTGTGGCGGGCGCGTTGCACCGCCCGGTACACCGTGGACCTGGGCACGGAAAAGAGTTCTGCGAGTTCCCCGGTGGTGTGCTCCCCGGCGTCGTGCAGCTTGACCAGGTGGGCTTCCTGCGACGGAGACAGCTTGGGTTTCTTGCCTTTCAGGCGGCCCTTGGCCTTGGCGATTTTCATGCCCTCGCGAGTACGGGCCCGGATCAGGTCGCTCTCGAATTCGGCCACCATGGCCAGGACGTTGAACAGCAGCTTTCCAACGGGGTCCGTGGGGTCGTGCACCGATCCGCCGATGCTGAGTTTCACGTTCCGCTGGGCGAGCTCGTCGACGATTTCGTGGGCATCCCGAACGGACCTGGCGAGGCGGTCCAACTTGGTAACCACGAACGTGTCACCGTCCCGGCAGGCCGCCATCGCTTCCCGGAGGCCCGGACGGTTCCGGTCAGTGCCGGTCAGCCCGTGATCCACGTAGATCCGGTCCGCGGTGATCCCCATAGCTGACAATGCGTCGCGCTGCGCCGTTAGGTCCTGCTGCTCCGTGGACACCCGCGCGTAGCCGACCAGCAAAGCGGTCATGCGCAACAGTGTGCCACGCGTCCTTTTGGTGGACCAGATATGCCACCATCACCGGGCAGTTCAGCGGACGGGTCTTACGGTGGGGGTGCCCTGTCGAAGCTGCGTTTGCGCTTGTCATTTTCAGGAGTCGTCTGCACTGAATGTCAGAAGTCGTCTGCACTGCGCTCATCAGGCAGGGACTTACTGCGTCCTTACATGCGGCGATTCTGCCAATTCACCCTCCGGCACGAACGCCTCGATCCGCGCCACGTGCCCTTCAGTGATCCCATTCTCGGGGTCGGGCTGTTCCAAGTGCACCAGCTGGTCATGCTCCGTGGCCCACTTCCTGGCGTCGGTCCCGAGGACGTCGTCAATCCACACGACGGAGTCCCAGTCCGATTCCTCGGTGACGCTCATGCGGTATAGCCACCTTGTCACTGATGTCAGTTTCGGGGTCGGGGACTCTGTGTCGGCTGGGCGAAACACCATGGTGACTCGGAGAGGATCTACATCGAGTCCAAGCTGGGCTTCCAGTCCGGCCACCATGTCTGCCGGCCAGGTCGACACCCAGGCGATCCGCCCGCTGCGGGCCAGTCGCCGGACCAGCGCGCGTTTCTCGTGTGAGAGCCGCAACAGGGGCCGGTCGCCGCCACTGCCTGGGCAGACCGTCGGATTGAGGACCCCGTCGATGTCGAGCAGATAACCGGTTTCACAGGGTCCTATCGTCCTGGCTCGAGGGAAGCTTCACGCAGTGGCCCGCCGCAGCGTCTCGCCGGGAATCACCTGTGCGCTTGAGAAGTGCACCCAGTCATCGGTCCGGCCCTCATCGAATAGGCGGCGTGCCGTCATCTGGCACTCCTGCATGTCCCGTCGT
Protein-coding regions in this window:
- a CDS encoding carbohydrate ABC transporter permease translates to MTPPRTTTAPRRRPSPSARFDTALGWSPQFGANMVLRIALCVLVFCIFALPFVAIISAAFDRNSSPTEISLLPKTFTLQNFEVAQQQGLWGYLLNSLVIAGGGLLLQMTVSVFAAYSLSRKKFRGQALVLLLVLMTMMLPEEVIGIPLSLVLGDLPLLGISLKGSVLAVILPVGIWGFSIFIMSEFMKEIPGEIEEAARLDGVGEFRMLFTIILPLCKPALGVIGIFGFMMVWDQYLLPLIAANDPSDYTLTVALSVLRNDTTVGPGVLVAGAVMAMIPSLLVYLFLQRSMIRGITSGATKG
- a CDS encoding glucarate dehydratase family protein, coding for MNTSTTFQAISTPTAADLKITDITITPIAFSDPPLLNAVGVHEPLVHRVVIEIRTANGLLGLGECAGGQSRLANLAVGARAVTGVSVFDTTLMELLINEALAGEPSVFERAAVFSAFEVAALDIQGHATGRSVSELLGGTVRDEVPFSAYLFYKWAEHPAWDGKPAISDEWGEALDPEGIVRQARKMISEYGFKSIKLKGGVFPPAQEIEAIKALRRAFPGLPLRLDPNTAWTVETSRWVAQETSGLLEYLEDPTPGLDGMAEVAATAGMPLATNMCVVAFDHIKRSVELGSVQVILGDHHYWGGLRHTRELGAICQTFGIGLSMHSNSHLGISLAAMVHVAASTPALTYACDTHYPWNGHNDVVKPGALRFVDGSVKVPAGPGLGVQLDREKLAELHQQYLDASMTARDDTGYMQRFVPDYTADLPRW
- a CDS encoding zinc-dependent alcohol dehydrogenase family protein gives rise to the protein MRATIIHGPGDIRVEDRDYPTIQLPTDVVVKVTASCVCGSDLWPYRGVRPTRRPTAIGHEFVGVVESVGEGVTELAVGDFVIAPFVVSCGECPQCLNGVTVACDHLAGWGGRDDTGHKIDGGQGQAVRVPMAESTLVKVPGVTEPDAELTANLLTLSDVMATGHHAALAAKVAPGRTVVVVGDGAVGLCGVLAAKRLGAERIIAMSRHADRQALAREFGATDIVEERGDDGVAKVRALLGGVLADSVLECVGTKESMEQALHCVRPGGALGFVGVPTGGGEVPLRYLFDSNVSIAGGMAPARTYIPELLEDVLAGTIHPGRVFDSVMPLEEAPEAYKAMDERRAIKVLLTP
- a CDS encoding diguanylate cyclase, with the translated sequence MQLDTLTLRVAFAIVAFTLALLFYFAAYRSTRSPYSAWWCVALTLFLAGSAAYLFNGTPHQVWANPLGNCLLVAGGACVWAGARSLRAARPRSWQLAAGPAVVTVSSALENPGVNIWAGGAVFLALMSLMLGLASRELWRLEPGYSRVRIPLAIAAAFFSAFYFCRLTVYLGEGPNGLVFVTYFGSAVTTLVTMVLLVVVSFSMAALSSEQQTRALRAVATQDGLTGLLNRAAFLDLAAEELLRLRHTRAHGTLVLADLDHFKAVNDTYGHAAGDAALQSFASACNETVRSTDLVGRYGGEEFIFLLPGVSADRAEAITAEINKQLQAVRGPDGSRMPTVSYGIAPIGKGTSGLDELIATADAALYRAKSLGRNRTVRGIHTP
- a CDS encoding PEP/pyruvate-binding domain-containing protein, whose product is MALVSPAPEPVGGDGNSLVVDLGRLASGSLALVGGKALNLGKLAAAGFPVPAGFCLTTTGYRLAAPAELDSIAARLDGVHGPDRAEFDGAPGLPDDQRDGLARQAREAMAAAPVPPDVEAAVRGAYASMGNAPVAVRSSATAEDLPFASFAGQQDSFMDVVGADAVVEAVRRCWASLWTDRAVAYRTANGISNRDAGLAVVVQHMVHAGTAGVLFTANPVTGTRTESVIDASPGPGQAVVSGAVNPDHFVVHTATARILKGPQGNGTSLDPAQVRELTSLGDAAQRLFGAPQDVEWVIDADGKAWLTQSRPITTLYPLPEDESPGPGGADRAAGGDTRVYLCGTLLQGLTRPLTPMGLSVLGLMRNSKGPWKYVNPGLRMYVDLTPIVRSKSGRKALLRLLPLADGRSAAVFPALLEDPRFSIVRPARRKPGRKRTQRRAGTEAKGTEGAQSLGLMAGLLPAMVRTLLWPDVELRRARRYQDRLEAQLALPLPATPARRLQHAEDVLGSTVNGIIQATMPAPSAGYLMLAAARRLLRGIAKPRELEAVLRGLPHNVTTIMDLELWQLAVSFGRDPEARRVFTELGPDELAALYKAATLPGVAQAGLRKFLSKYGHRAVAEIDLGMPRWAEEPDHLLGMISNYLRVEDAEQAPDRQFARAADHAEARVSELVERAAARSRLRGRLVALCLRRARQLSGLRELPKFYIVMVLAEMHRQLTAVGEELTRTGTIAAAGDVFFLDFEELRVALRGADLKEVVAVRRRMYDVELRRRRVPRLLLSDGTDVEAAMMAAAAALPQSAAADRLTGTPASAGTATGKVRVVMDPVGAHVEPGEILVAPSTDPGWTPLFLTAGALVMEMGGVISHGAVVAREYGIPAVVGVADATVRLRDGQTVTVDGAAGTVTW
- a CDS encoding alpha/beta fold hydrolase yields the protein MDDATLKDAEIRDWNWAVLPKGSVSTRFAAPSGSLAMVAMGKPQNPRVVLVPGATGSKEDFAVMMPELSEAGFYVLSYDLAGQYESAGAGPENLVPPRRHYDYELFVNDFIAVLESGEVPAHVVGYSFAAIVAQIAYSKRPELFRSFTLLSCPPLAGQCFRGISGFGRFTGWANGRLGAALMIWGIRRNVNKVSPNRLRFVRNRFRFTRRQSVRDIYVLMKNVPDLRQTLASATVPKFVAVGEHDLWPLSLHRQFAQSIGARILVYQGGHSPSETSPHQFGRDLLAMYADGS
- a CDS encoding cold-shock protein, whose amino-acid sequence is MATGTVKWFNAEKGFGFIAPDDGSADVFAHYSAIATSGYRSLDENQKVEFDVTQGPKGPQAENIRPL
- a CDS encoding recombinase family protein, with the protein product MTALLVGYARVSTEQQDLTAQRDALSAMGITADRIYVDHGLTGTDRNRPGLREAMAACRDGDTFVVTKLDRLARSVRDAHEIVDELAQRNVKLSIGGSVHDPTDPVGKLLFNVLAMVAEFESDLIRARTREGMKIAKAKGRLKGKKPKLSPSQEAHLVKLHDAGEHTTGELAELFSVPRSTVYRAVQRARHKSGPAR
- a CDS encoding HAD domain-containing protein, with the translated sequence MGPCETGYLLDIDGVLNPTVCPGSGGDRPLLRLSHEKRALVRRLARSGRIAWVSTWPADMVAGLEAQLGLDVDPLRVTMVFRPADTESPTPKLTSVTRWLYRMSVTEESDWDSVVWIDDVLGTDARKWATEHDQLVHLEQPDPENGITEGHVARIEAFVPEGELAESPHVRTQ